A genomic region of Gemmata massiliana contains the following coding sequences:
- a CDS encoding ornithine cyclodeaminase family protein, with protein sequence MLYLTEADVARVLTMDLALDAVSAAFRKLALEEAVNNPRQRCQTDHVMLHVLPAAAKTLGALGFKAYTTSKTGAQFHVTLFDPKQGGITAIIEADVLGQYRTGAASGVATKKLARADASTVGLFGTGKQARTQLLAVCKVRPIKKAFVYSRDAERRKTFCAQLEKETGVEIVPVEKPVEAAKGLDIVITATAAREPVLLGEWVSEGQHLNVIGSNMNTKTETDVEVFRRTRVVTVDSKDQAKMEAGDFVEPLKVGALQWGNVLELAPMLVGRYPGRESPQDVTLFKSLGLGIEDIALAVKVVELAKQQGLGKQLLA encoded by the coding sequence ATGCTGTACCTGACCGAAGCCGACGTCGCGCGCGTGCTCACAATGGACCTCGCGCTCGACGCGGTCTCCGCCGCGTTCCGCAAACTCGCACTCGAAGAAGCTGTCAATAACCCGCGTCAGCGGTGCCAAACTGACCACGTGATGCTCCACGTGCTGCCGGCCGCCGCGAAGACACTCGGGGCTCTCGGGTTCAAGGCTTACACCACATCGAAAACTGGGGCGCAGTTCCACGTCACGCTGTTCGATCCGAAGCAAGGCGGCATTACGGCAATTATCGAAGCCGACGTGCTCGGTCAGTACCGCACCGGTGCCGCGAGCGGGGTCGCAACGAAGAAACTCGCTCGCGCCGATGCTAGCACCGTCGGGTTGTTCGGTACGGGAAAGCAAGCACGCACGCAATTACTCGCGGTGTGCAAAGTGCGCCCCATCAAGAAGGCCTTCGTGTACAGTCGCGATGCAGAACGCCGAAAGACGTTTTGCGCCCAACTTGAAAAAGAAACCGGGGTCGAAATCGTTCCCGTTGAGAAGCCCGTAGAGGCTGCCAAGGGATTGGATATTGTCATCACTGCGACCGCGGCGCGCGAGCCAGTGCTGCTTGGTGAGTGGGTGAGCGAGGGGCAGCACCTGAACGTAATTGGCTCGAACATGAACACCAAGACCGAAACCGACGTCGAGGTGTTCCGCCGCACGCGGGTCGTGACAGTCGACAGCAAAGATCAGGCGAAGATGGAGGCCGGCGATTTCGTTGAGCCGTTAAAGGTTGGCGCACTTCAGTGGGGCAATGTCCTGGAACTCGCTCCCATGCTCGTCGGGCGCTACCCGGGGCGCGAATCACCCCAAGACGTAACGCTGTTCAAGTCGTTGGGGCTGGGCATTGAGGATATTGCGCTGGCCGTGAAAGTCGTCGAATTAGCGAAGCAACAAGGACTGGGCAAGCAACTGTTGGCGTAG
- a CDS encoding pyridoxal phosphate-dependent aminotransferase, translating to MIRISQLANSVKPSATIAAGTKARQLKAAGVKVFDFSLGEPDFDTPKHICAAAEQAAAGGQTHYTPTAGTAEVKAAIAKWYKTFHGLDCGPENVIVSNGAKHSLHNALAATVGPGDEVIIPTPYWVSYSDLVSMTGATPVLVTTTPESGFKMSPAQLRAAITPRTRMLMLNSPCNPTGTVYTRAELEAIVDALDGTDAAILSDEIYEQLTYGAAKPTCIATLRPWLKDRTITVSGASKSYAMTGWRMGWAVAPAAVVKAMDTIQSQETSCPSSVSQAALVAALAGPQECVAEMRKEFAGRRELTLGLLGQIPGVKLPAPEGAFYAFFDVSAYFGKTFGAAQVTDSLTFCNALLEQAHVNLVPGVAFGAEGFVRMSFATNRATIEAGLAKLKEWLSTAK from the coding sequence ATGATCCGTATTTCGCAGTTGGCTAATTCCGTGAAGCCGTCCGCCACAATAGCCGCGGGCACGAAGGCCCGTCAACTGAAGGCGGCCGGCGTGAAGGTGTTCGACTTCAGCCTCGGCGAACCGGACTTTGACACCCCCAAACACATCTGCGCCGCAGCCGAGCAAGCCGCGGCCGGGGGCCAAACGCACTACACCCCCACCGCCGGCACCGCGGAAGTGAAGGCGGCCATCGCGAAGTGGTACAAGACGTTCCACGGACTCGATTGCGGGCCGGAAAACGTGATCGTGTCCAACGGGGCGAAGCACTCGCTCCACAACGCCCTCGCCGCGACCGTCGGCCCCGGCGACGAGGTCATCATCCCGACCCCGTACTGGGTGAGCTACTCCGATCTCGTGAGCATGACCGGCGCCACGCCGGTGCTGGTGACGACGACGCCCGAGAGCGGGTTCAAGATGTCGCCGGCGCAGCTCCGCGCCGCAATCACGCCGCGCACGCGGATGCTCATGTTGAACTCGCCGTGCAATCCGACCGGCACGGTCTACACGCGCGCCGAACTCGAAGCTATCGTGGACGCGCTCGATGGCACGGATGCTGCTATTCTCAGCGACGAGATTTACGAGCAGCTTACCTACGGTGCTGCGAAACCCACCTGCATCGCGACGCTCCGCCCGTGGTTGAAGGACCGCACCATCACCGTGAGCGGTGCGAGCAAGAGCTATGCGATGACGGGCTGGCGGATGGGTTGGGCGGTGGCGCCCGCGGCCGTCGTGAAGGCGATGGACACGATCCAGAGCCAGGAAACGAGTTGCCCGTCGAGCGTGAGCCAGGCCGCGCTCGTGGCCGCACTCGCCGGTCCGCAGGAATGCGTTGCGGAGATGCGGAAGGAATTCGCCGGGCGCCGGGAACTGACACTCGGACTGCTCGGCCAGATTCCGGGCGTGAAGTTGCCCGCACCGGAAGGTGCGTTCTACGCTTTCTTCGACGTGTCCGCGTACTTCGGCAAGACGTTCGGAGCCGCGCAGGTCACGGACTCGCTCACGTTCTGCAACGCGCTGCTGGAGCAAGCGCACGTGAACTTGGTGCCGGGCGTCGCGTTCGGGGCGGAGGGCTTCGTGCGGATGTCGTTCGCGACCAATCGCGCGACGATCGAAGCCGGTCTCGCCAAACTGAAGGAATGGCTCTCAACCGCGAAGTAA